A window of Pedobacter lusitanus contains these coding sequences:
- a CDS encoding enoyl-CoA hydratase/isomerase family protein, whose amino-acid sequence MMTQIGDTEFKSESYTTLHINVSNSVATVSLDNAPVNALSGKMMKELQQLLKDLSEDVLIKVIVFDSKNPDFFIAHVDINILNEKDVLDELGHEAAEGLNIFQNLGEVLRNQPQVTIVKLKGIARGGGAEFVTAADMSFVSLEKGKISQCEALMGIIPGGGATQYLSSKMPRGRVLEIILGSDLFDAETAERYGWINRAIKDSEIDGFVSRLAENIASLPEGVVHTLKAVLPPERFTSGFKTENDGWARLAFASKAGEIMSLAMQNGAQTIEGELKIEEMLRRLV is encoded by the coding sequence ATGATGACACAGATTGGAGATACAGAATTTAAAAGTGAAAGCTATACTACCTTACACATAAATGTATCAAACAGTGTAGCCACTGTCTCTTTGGACAATGCACCGGTAAATGCTTTAAGCGGTAAGATGATGAAGGAGCTGCAACAATTACTTAAAGATCTTTCTGAAGATGTTTTGATCAAAGTGATTGTATTTGATAGCAAAAACCCTGATTTTTTTATTGCACATGTAGATATTAATATTCTTAATGAGAAGGATGTTCTGGATGAATTAGGTCATGAGGCAGCTGAAGGGTTAAACATTTTCCAGAACCTGGGAGAAGTGCTCAGAAATCAGCCACAGGTTACTATCGTAAAGTTAAAAGGCATTGCACGGGGTGGAGGTGCTGAATTCGTTACGGCTGCGGATATGAGTTTTGTATCTCTGGAAAAAGGAAAAATCTCCCAGTGCGAAGCACTCATGGGTATAATTCCTGGAGGCGGTGCCACACAGTATCTGTCATCTAAAATGCCTCGCGGGCGTGTGCTTGAAATTATTTTGGGCTCTGATCTTTTTGATGCAGAAACTGCCGAACGTTATGGCTGGATAAACCGGGCTATAAAAGATTCAGAAATAGATGGATTTGTTTCCAGGCTGGCAGAAAATATTGCTTCCTTACCGGAGGGCGTAGTGCACACGTTGAAGGCTGTATTGCCCCCTGAGCGTTTTACATCAGGTTTTAAAACTGAGAACGATGGCTGGGCCAGGTTAGCATTTGCCTCCAAAGCAGGTGAAATCATGAGTCTTGCCATGCAAAACGGAGCGCAGACTATTGAAGGAGAACTGAAAATTGAGGAAATGTTGCGGCGATTAGTTTGA
- a CDS encoding winged helix-turn-helix transcriptional regulator, whose amino-acid sequence MEENKIIEPYLCTYKNKEDIKYAADALYVLSGKWRMYVIIAIYNGNHRYREIAKSISGITFAMLSRELESMELNKLVIRTEDPDFPKDVKYTLSTYCQSIYPLVESLIDWGKQHRKVIAI is encoded by the coding sequence ATGGAAGAAAACAAAATCATCGAACCCTATCTGTGCACTTACAAGAATAAGGAAGATATTAAGTATGCCGCAGATGCATTATATGTGCTCAGCGGGAAATGGCGCATGTATGTGATCATTGCTATTTACAATGGTAACCACCGTTACAGGGAAATTGCCAAAAGTATATCTGGAATTACTTTCGCCATGCTCTCCAGAGAATTGGAATCAATGGAACTTAATAAACTAGTTATACGAACAGAGGACCCCGATTTTCCTAAGGATGTAAAGTATACGCTGTCAACCTATTGCCAGTCAATTTACCCGCTTGTTGAAAGCCTGATTGACTGGGGAAAGCAACACAGGAAGGTGATTGCAATTTAG
- a CDS encoding DUF4369 domain-containing protein: protein MRTIIAILFCLSPLSAMCQNSITIQGKLAKHNGPAKVYLSYPDTSGIIFKITDSTSIINGQFSFILKNDLPPKVFLTVHRRSLNPLQQAEPDQLPVYLIFSNTSIQVLSNTDHIKEAVVIGSKNNSDYTSYLNLLKPLEKESQKLLTKFKMRGPNAIKDTTFMKDLRTQRDAQNKEFLDLALQFIRTNHDSYIALEILQSSLMQGLIDYRMAESELDKFSAELKTTKLGKQISKTITNSKIEPRGDGPRAGNR from the coding sequence ATGAGAACGATAATTGCCATTTTATTTTGTTTAAGCCCTTTATCGGCAATGTGCCAGAATAGCATTACCATCCAGGGAAAACTGGCTAAACATAATGGCCCGGCAAAAGTATATTTATCCTACCCGGATACATCAGGTATTATTTTTAAAATAACTGATTCTACATCTATCATTAACGGTCAGTTTTCATTTATATTAAAAAACGATCTGCCACCAAAGGTATTTCTTACTGTTCATCGTAGAAGTTTAAATCCCTTACAGCAAGCTGAACCTGATCAATTACCTGTTTATCTTATATTTTCCAACACGTCCATTCAGGTATTATCAAATACAGATCATATAAAAGAGGCTGTCGTAATTGGGTCTAAAAATAATAGCGATTACACCTCATACCTGAACCTGCTAAAGCCTCTTGAAAAAGAAAGTCAGAAACTACTTACTAAATTTAAAATGAGAGGACCAAACGCCATTAAAGATACTACGTTTATGAAAGATCTGAGGACTCAGAGAGACGCTCAAAACAAAGAATTTTTAGATTTGGCATTACAATTTATCAGGACAAATCATGATTCTTATATCGCATTGGAAATCCTACAATCTTCTTTAATGCAAGGACTTATAGACTATCGTATGGCCGAGTCTGAGTTGGATAAATTTTCAGCTGAATTAAAAACAACTAAATTGGGGAAACAGATCTCTAAGACAATCACAAATTCCAAAATTGAACCCCGGGGTGACGGCCCGCGGGCTGGCAACAGATGA
- a CDS encoding glyoxalase gives MIEYNHDKFKSAVFITFSGNCKKALSFYQSCFGGLLQIETFEKELSGYTEMPVVSGSLISDRIIIHGSDLVHNEGRKLGNYISIFLHCKNTSERKKLIKKMESDKKNGFVNNDEDQKLIELTDSFDVRWILGV, from the coding sequence ATGATTGAGTATAACCACGATAAATTCAAGAGTGCGGTCTTTATAACCTTTTCAGGGAATTGTAAAAAAGCGCTCAGTTTCTATCAAAGCTGTTTTGGTGGATTATTACAAATTGAAACTTTTGAAAAAGAACTATCTGGTTATACTGAAATGCCTGTTGTTAGCGGATCATTGATTTCTGACAGGATAATTATTCATGGTTCGGACCTGGTGCATAATGAAGGACGAAAATTAGGAAATTATATTTCTATTTTTCTGCACTGTAAAAACACCAGTGAAAGGAAAAAGCTAATTAAGAAAATGGAATCTGATAAAAAGAACGGTTTTGTAAATAATGATGAAGACCAAAAACTAATTGAATTAACTGATAGTTTCGATGTGAGGTGGATATTAGGTGTTTAG
- a CDS encoding YdeI/OmpD-associated family protein, translating into MEDRLTIYPADNTQWREWLALNHTECNGIWLIYNKKIKGKELPGLCWSEAVDTALCFGWIDSKKLPIDEEKFMQFFSKRKPKSGWSKINKAKVKNLIELGLMTDAGLKTIKAAKLDGSWKTLDAAEKLIMPKDLALMLKANSHCEVFFASLSNSAKKSVFYWLLSAKKEETRNRRIAEIIRFTSEGKLPKQF; encoded by the coding sequence ATGGAAGACAGATTAACGATATATCCGGCAGACAATACCCAATGGCGTGAATGGCTTGCTTTAAACCATACAGAATGCAATGGTATCTGGCTGATTTATAACAAAAAGATTAAAGGAAAGGAGTTGCCGGGCCTTTGCTGGAGTGAGGCCGTAGATACAGCACTTTGTTTTGGTTGGATAGACAGTAAAAAACTACCTATTGACGAAGAGAAGTTTATGCAGTTTTTTTCGAAAAGAAAACCTAAAAGTGGCTGGTCGAAAATCAATAAGGCAAAGGTTAAGAACTTAATCGAACTTGGGTTAATGACTGATGCTGGCCTGAAGACTATCAAAGCGGCAAAACTAGATGGGTCCTGGAAAACGCTGGATGCTGCCGAAAAGCTTATCATGCCTAAAGACCTGGCTTTAATGCTGAAAGCAAACAGCCATTGCGAAGTCTTTTTTGCATCCCTCAGTAATTCGGCTAAAAAATCTGTTTTTTACTGGCTGTTATCTGCCAAAAAAGAGGAGACAAGAAATCGGCGGATTGCTGAAATTATCAGATTTACAAGCGAGGGTAAACTACCCAAACAATTTTAA
- a CDS encoding aromatic alcohol reductase, protein MEKSFLIIGKGEVGMAMLNSLYAYQQAHAEQLHIGVLVQPSASIDTFVRNNPGFGNLVIEAIDLVKETIPDLAAVFKKYDTVICCSGFSGGEGMQVKITKAVLEAKIRRYIPWQFGVDYDKIGRGSAQPTFDEQLEVRDLLRAQNNTHWIIVSAGMITSFLFREDFGVISLSDRKIHALGDWKHSLTLTSCEDIGALTIGILFQEPEILDQVIFVAGETLSFEEIANKVESLFDDKFERILWDIPHLQKKIQDNPDDVFSRYHLVFTNPGVAWPMSETFNHKKNIPAADIAQWIKENILHSSD, encoded by the coding sequence ATGGAAAAATCATTTTTAATCATAGGAAAAGGTGAGGTCGGTATGGCCATGTTAAACAGTCTTTATGCTTATCAGCAGGCACATGCCGAACAATTACATATCGGGGTTTTAGTACAGCCATCTGCTTCCATCGATACCTTTGTCCGGAATAATCCCGGATTTGGAAATCTGGTAATAGAAGCTATAGACCTGGTCAAAGAAACTATTCCGGATTTAGCTGCAGTTTTCAAAAAATATGACACTGTAATATGCTGCAGCGGATTTTCGGGTGGCGAAGGGATGCAGGTGAAAATAACAAAAGCAGTGCTGGAGGCTAAGATCAGGCGGTATATTCCATGGCAGTTTGGTGTGGACTATGATAAAATAGGCCGTGGCAGTGCGCAGCCCACTTTTGACGAGCAATTGGAGGTCAGGGATTTACTGCGAGCGCAAAATAACACACACTGGATTATTGTTTCTGCAGGGATGATCACGAGCTTTCTATTCCGTGAAGATTTTGGTGTGATTAGTTTATCCGACAGGAAGATACATGCATTGGGGGACTGGAAGCATTCACTAACGTTAACATCCTGTGAAGATATTGGAGCGCTTACGATCGGGATTTTATTCCAGGAACCGGAAATATTGGATCAGGTCATATTTGTTGCCGGAGAAACGCTGAGTTTTGAAGAAATTGCAAATAAGGTAGAATCTCTTTTTGACGATAAATTTGAGCGGATATTGTGGGATATTCCTCATCTGCAGAAAAAAATACAGGACAATCCCGATGATGTTTTTAGTCGTTATCACCTGGTGTTTACCAATCCTGGCGTTGCCTGGCCAATGTCAGAAACATTTAATCATAAGAAAAATATCCCGGCTGCTGATATCGCACAATGGATTAAAGAGAATATTCTTCATTCCTCAGACTGA
- a CDS encoding winged helix-turn-helix transcriptional regulator — MYEKKIPKDLGCGMSITLEIIGGKWKPCLIDSISKGIRRPSELHKSHPDASKRVLNLHLKELTEHGVVTKIIYPVLPSKVEYFLTDFGATLLPLILHMEKWGSDHMAVFNEFQQKKLSLRNEEYSL, encoded by the coding sequence ATGTATGAAAAAAAGATTCCAAAGGACCTGGGTTGCGGGATGAGCATAACACTGGAAATTATTGGAGGAAAATGGAAGCCCTGCCTGATTGATTCCATATCCAAAGGAATCAGAAGACCCAGTGAATTGCACAAAAGTCATCCTGATGCGAGTAAACGTGTTTTAAATCTTCACCTGAAGGAGTTAACTGAGCACGGTGTAGTTACTAAAATCATATATCCTGTCCTTCCCTCAAAGGTTGAATATTTCTTAACAGATTTTGGAGCAACTTTATTGCCCCTTATTTTACATATGGAAAAATGGGGCAGTGATCATATGGCTGTTTTTAATGAATTCCAGCAAAAAAAACTCAGTCTGAGGAATGAAGAATATTCTCTTTAA
- a CDS encoding DinB family protein, producing MLNQFCKYNNWANSLLFEALLANSSSLPESCISLFSHIVNAQTIWACRINGITPNVSVWQLHELEYCKVLLEESADKLAKMEYLETTDSPVIKYRISTGDYFETSVPDILLHVFNHGTYHRAQIAKEMKLHNIKPVNTDYIQFVRSHG from the coding sequence ATGCTGAATCAATTCTGCAAATACAACAATTGGGCAAATTCTCTTTTATTTGAAGCCTTATTGGCCAATTCGAGCTCACTTCCTGAATCATGTATCTCTCTGTTCAGTCACATTGTAAATGCACAAACGATATGGGCTTGCAGAATTAATGGCATTACGCCAAATGTGAGTGTCTGGCAATTACATGAGCTGGAATACTGTAAAGTGCTGCTGGAGGAAAGTGCAGATAAGTTAGCGAAAATGGAATATCTGGAAACGACGGACTCCCCGGTTATCAAATACAGAATCTCTACCGGTGATTATTTTGAAACATCAGTTCCCGATATTTTGCTTCATGTTTTTAATCATGGTACTTATCATCGTGCACAGATAGCAAAAGAAATGAAGCTGCATAACATTAAACCTGTTAATACGGACTATATCCAGTTTGTGAGATCACATGGCTAA
- a CDS encoding helix-turn-helix domain-containing protein translates to MAKNDINIFYDRYVEGKDPHENNFLGHFDFLLWQNLQKDPEACERLQRKPFYKIALLKGEGTYYSNDMQVVVSGNAVVITSPMTRSGFKTTDPDFAGKYCVCSESFLRGTSRLSLFNWPVFKDRAVYTESLTDIQYEELARIFDDIEHEYISDYPFKEQLIQHKVFDVIHYIQKLNKSLLSFIPAQQDSLEERFFKVLENEFYMISRGKPLVNKSPAYFAQLLHTSVDQLNKTMKAVTLKTTQALIHDRLIEEANVLLKHTDYSVKEIAWCLHFQETSHFQNFYKKHTQLTPIAYRTR, encoded by the coding sequence ATGGCTAAGAATGATATAAATATTTTTTATGATCGGTACGTTGAAGGTAAAGATCCGCATGAAAATAACTTTCTTGGACATTTTGATTTTTTATTGTGGCAAAACCTTCAGAAAGATCCTGAAGCCTGTGAACGCTTACAAAGAAAACCATTTTATAAAATCGCTCTGCTTAAGGGAGAAGGTACTTACTATTCCAATGATATGCAGGTTGTTGTTTCCGGAAACGCTGTAGTTATAACAAGCCCGATGACCAGATCAGGTTTTAAAACAACAGATCCGGATTTTGCAGGTAAATATTGTGTTTGCAGTGAGAGTTTCCTGCGCGGTACAAGCAGATTATCCTTATTTAACTGGCCGGTATTTAAAGACAGAGCTGTTTATACAGAATCTCTTACTGACATTCAATACGAAGAACTCGCACGTATTTTCGATGATATTGAACATGAATATATATCTGATTATCCTTTTAAAGAGCAACTGATTCAGCATAAGGTTTTTGATGTTATACATTACATTCAGAAATTGAATAAAAGTCTGCTTAGCTTTATACCTGCTCAGCAAGACAGTTTAGAGGAACGATTCTTTAAAGTGCTGGAAAATGAGTTCTATATGATCAGCAGAGGGAAACCTCTGGTGAATAAATCTCCCGCTTATTTCGCTCAGCTATTGCATACATCTGTAGATCAGCTGAATAAAACCATGAAGGCAGTTACCTTGAAAACTACGCAGGCACTTATTCACGATCGCCTGATTGAAGAAGCAAATGTTTTGCTGAAACACACCGATTATAGTGTCAAAGAAATTGCCTGGTGTCTTCATTTTCAGGAAACATCACATTTCCAGAATTTTTATAAAAAGCATACACAGCTTACACCAATAGCCTATAGAACCAGGTAG